A genomic region of Miscanthus floridulus cultivar M001 chromosome 3, ASM1932011v1, whole genome shotgun sequence contains the following coding sequences:
- the LOC136545512 gene encoding uncharacterized protein, with amino-acid sequence MATRTPPALMDEHVEEILLRIPPDDPARLVRASIACKRWCRLVCDPGFRRRFRERHRTPPLLGVIRYCHVRGRDRVARFVPTCSFRPRRADRHGWHAIDCRLGRVLLRSEPWSSSRAGERRECLGSRARSGQLPKNEAEAMSTKVRA; translated from the exons ATGGCCACGCGGACACCGCCGGCGTTGATGGACGAGCACGTGGAGGAGATCCTCCTCCGCATCCCGCCAGACGACCCCGCGCGGCTCGTGCGCGCCAGCATCGCGTGCAAGCGCTGGTGCCGCCTCGTCTGCGATCCGGGCTTCCGCCGCAGGTTCCGCGAGCGCCACCGGACGCCCCCCTTGCTCGGCGTCATCCGCTACTGCCACGTGAGAGGCCGCGACAGAGTCGCCCGCTTCGTCCCCACCTGCTCCTTCCGCCCGCGTCGCGCCGACCGCCACGGATGGCATGCGATCGACTGCCGCCTCGGCCGCGTTCTCCTCCGCAGCGAGCCTTGGAGCTCCAG CCGTGCAGGCGAGAGGCGAGAATGTTTGGGAAGCAGAGCAAGGAGCGGTCAGCTACCAAAGAACGAAGCGGAGGCGATGAGCACGAAAGTTCGAGCGTGA